From the Corynebacterium sp. P3-F1 genome, the window CGGGAGTGCTAGAGCCAGTTTTAGCAGTGCGAGGCTACGAGTGCAAGGTCGGAATGAAGAGCTGAGAGCTCACCGCCGCAGCCCTGCAGGGCCGCACCTGGCAACCCGCACAGATTTTCCATTAGCGGTCATCTCCTGGAGCAGGAATTTCCAGACCAACAGCAGCCTCCGCCAAGCAGAGGGGCACAATTGGCTATAAAGGAACAAGAAGCACACGTACCACTAGTGGGAGTTCACTCATGACCCTCAGGTCCAAAACTCAGGTGACCGCCTGCGCGGCAGCCGCCCTTACGGTTGGAATGGTCGGCGCAGTAGCCGCCGCTCCAGCCCACGCGCAGTCATCTCAGTCTTCATCGCAGCTGGCGCAGCGCTTCGTCGACAACGGAGACCCCATGCGGCCTGTTGCCCCGTACGACGGCACGCTCTACCGCAGTGACCTGCCCCATGTTGAACCGTCAGGCGAGCCCGGCACCGTTCTGGCCGAAGTACCCCTGGACCCAAAGGTCGGGCTCCCCAATGCCGCCGAGCAGTACCGCATCGCGTACACGACCACAGACAAACTGGGAAAGCCCGCAGTCGCCACCGCCGCGGTTTTCCTGCCCCGCGGCGAGCGCCCAGACAGCGGCTGGCCAGTTGTCGCCTGGACCCACGGAACAGTCGGACTGGGCGACGAATGCGCCCCGTCCATCAACCCGCGCATTCCACGGGACGTGGAGTACCTGGGCAGGTGGCTCGACCTCGGATACGCGATCGTAGCGCCGGACTACGTCGGCCTCGACACCCCCGGGCTCCACAGCTACCTCAACGGTAAGCAGTCCGCGGTTGAATCCGTCGACTCCGTAGCTGCCCTGCACAATATGAAGGCCACCAAAGACAAGAACGGGCCGGTCCTGGACAAGAAATGGGCGGTCATCGGTCAATCCCAGGGCGGAGGCGTCGCCCTACACGTCGCCCACCGCGCAACCGAGCTCAGCCAGAAACTCGGCCTGGACTACCGCGGTGCGGTGGTGACAGGAGCGCCCGCCTACATCGAAGAGTTCATCACCAAGCTCGGCCCCTCCTTCCCGCCAGTTCCTCTGCCCGCCGGAATGCAGGTGTACGGCCTGTACATCCTGGGCGCGGTGCGCGAAGCCTACCCAGACATCGACTTCGATTCAGCTCTCACCGACGAAGGCCGGCGGATGATCGCCGCGGCGCAGCACGGCTGTTACTACGAAGTCGAAGACGCGGTCCGGAATGTCAATCTCACCCGCGCTTTCAAGAAGCCGCTTAGCGACGTCCCCGGCGCAGACCGCGCCATCCGCGAATTCATGGCGACCCCTGTCTCGGGTTACGACAAACCGGTGTTCATCGCCCACGGACTCAAGGATGTCGACATGCCGGCCCCCATCGGCATGGCCTTGAACTCGGACATGTGGCTGCGCCAATTCATCGGCGCAGAGAAGAACAGCAAGGTGGAGGTTCGTTGGTACCCGACCGACCATGACGGAACGGTCAATGCCTCGACCCAGCACTCCGTTCCGTTCCTGCAGCAAATCATGCGTTAGCACCGCCCCAGATCGGGTACCGGCCCAGTGCGGGCATCGACCCGGGCGGGTACCGCCTGGAACGCGGCGAGGCACGGCGATGATGCCGTGCCTCGTTCATTTCATGCCCTCGTACAGCGCCTCGAGTCCGTACGGGGACTCAGGTCACTTCGACCGGTCGACAGCTGCCATTTTCTCCGCGGCAACCGCATCGGCTGGCGCAATGATAGGCAGGTCCTTCGCAGCCTTGGCAGTGCGGCTGTAGATGAACACGATTGCGGCCGTGAAGAGGACGCCACCGACCAGGCTGGTCCAGGCGTTCTCCTCGAAGATCTCCAGCGGGCTGTCACCCTGGGCGGCGGCAATGATGCCCGCGTTGACCACACCGAAAAGCGACTCACCGACGATGAGGCCGGTAGCACCGAGAGTGCCCATGCGGATCGCGGACTCCGGGTTGCGCTGGTGGGATGCCCAGCGGTTGTAGAAGTGGCCGATGATCGCGCCCAACGGCACCATCACGGTGACGCTGACGGGCAGGTACATGCCCATGCCCACGGCCAGCGGAGGCAGGGAGTACTTCTTGTCCGTGGTGGCAGTGAGAATCTCATCGACGATGATCACCGCAGTGCCGATGGCGGCGCCGAGGAAGATCAGATTCCAGTTGAGGGAATCGTCGAAAATGCCGGTGGCCACCGACGACATCAAGGCGGCCTGCGGCGCGGCCAGCGCATCGGGGCCGGCCCCCTCCATGCCCTGGAAACCGAAGCCGGTCAGCATGAGGTGCAGCACCGGCGGGATGACCACGGAACCGAAGAGCACACCAATGACCAAAGCGACCTGCTGTTTCCAGGGGGTCGCGCCGACGAGCTGACCGGTCTTGAGATCCTGCAGGTTGTCGTTGGAAATGGTCGCGATGCCGAAGACGATCGCCGCAGTGAAAAGTGTGTAGGCCACCAGGGAGGTCGCACTCGCGTCGGTGCCAGCCATGAACGCGGCGATGACCAGAGCGGACGTGATCACGGCGATGATGCCCACCGAAGAGATCGGCGAGTTCGACGCACCGATCAAGCCGGCCATGTAACCGCAGACCGAAGCGATGACCAGACCGACAACCAGAATGAAGATCACGGAGATCGCGGTCAGGCCGAACGCGTGCTCGTGAATATCGGTGCCGCGCTGGAAATCCCACAGCAAGAAGCCGATCGGGAACATGGACAGCAAGATCACACCGACGACGATCGGGAACGGGATGTCCTTCTCCGTGACATCCACCTCCGTGCCGGCCGCGCGCTTGCGCGAGCTGGACAGGGAGGCGCTCACGCCTTTGACCACGGGGCCCGCGATCTTCACCAGGGTCCACAGCGCCGCGACCGCCATGGTGCCCACGCCGATGAAACGGATCTCCGAGGCGAAGGTGGTGGATACGATCTCGGAGAGGTCGGTCACGGAGCCGTCGATAAGCGCGGATGTGCGCCACGGAAGCAACACGAAGAAGGAGATGACCACGCCGACGAGCATTGCGATACCGACCGTCATGCCCACGAGGTGGCCCACGCCGATCAGCGCGAGGGAGAGCGATCCGCCCAGCATGGTCGCGCCCTTGGCGAATTTGAATGTTCCCGCGATCTCGCTGGCCGCGGCCTTCATCGCTGCGAGCAGACCGTAGAGTGCAGAGACGATGCCGCCGATGACGATGATGCGGAGGCCCTTGATATTCTCCTCGTTATGCGGGTCACCGTCGCCGACCCGCAGCACCTCAGCCGCGGCCACGCCCTCGGGGTAGGGCAGGTCCGAGCCCGTGACCAGCGCGCGGCGTAGCGGGACCGAGAACATCACGCCCAAGATTCCGCCGAGGGCGCACACCAACGCAGTCGTCCAGAACGGGAAGCCCTGCCAATAGCCGATCATCACCAGACCCGGCAGCACAAAGATGATCGCGGACAAGGTTCCCGCCGCCGACGCGATCGTCTGCACAATGTTGTTCTCCTTCACATTGTGCCCGGCGAATTTGCGCAGGACAGCCATGGAGATGACCGCCGCAGGGATGGACGTGGCAAACGTCAAGCCCACCTTCAGGCCCAGATAGACGTTCGCCGCGGTGAACACGAGCGTGATCAAGCCGCCGATGATGATTCCGCGCAGCGTGAGCTCGCGCAGTTCCGTCCGATTATCCATGTCGAACCTTTCTAACGGTGTGTTTGCAGGAATATTACTTCCTGCGGGAACTTCACCCCAACCGTGCATACGCCGCTTTTCCAGGCGCTGGTACGTTCGAGGTCATGAGCACTTTCGAACCGAACCGCGAACGGATCTTCAACGACCTTTCCGCACTCGTGTCCTTCAACTCGCCCCACTCGGTGCCGGAACTCGCCGACCAGCACGCGGCCGCCGCCGACTGGGTGGCCAGCGCGCTCGCCGAACGGGGACTCGAGGTGGAGCGCCACGCAACGGTGGACAACGCCGACGCCATCATCGCCCGCAAGCACGTCAGCGACGACGCGCCGACCGTCCTGCTCTACTCCCACTACGACGTCGTCCCGGCCGGCGACCCATCCGCATGGACAGCCGACCCCTTCACCCTCACCGAGCGCGACGGCCGCTGGTACGGACGCGGTGCCGCAGACTGCAAGGGCAACGTCGCAATGCACCTCGAGGCACTACGGCTTATCGACGCTTCCGGCGGCACCGACGCCAACCTCGTCCTCCTCGTCGAAGGCTCCGAGGAGCTCGGCGGCGGTGGCCTGGAAAAGCTGATCGAGGAGAAACCGGAACTCTTCGCGGCCGACATCATCCTCATCGCGGATTCCGGCAACGTGGCCGTGGGCACGCCGACTCTGACCACCGCCCTGCGCGGAGGCGCCCAGCTCAAGGTCACGGTGGAAACCCTCCGCGGCGCCATCCACTCCGGCACCTTCGGCGGCCCCGCCCCGGACCCGGTCGCGGCGCTCATCCGCACTCTCGATTCGCTTCGCGACGACTCCGGCCGCACCACCATCGACGGCCTCGGCGACGCCTTGTCCGCCACATGGCCTGGCGAGCCCTACACCGCCGATGCGTTCCGCAAGGATGCCGGCGTACTCGACGGTGTCTCCCTCATGGGCGACATCGACAACGGAGGCGAGAACGCCTCCGACATGGTCTGGGCCCGCCCAGCCGTCACCGTTATCGGCTTCACATCCACCCCGGTCAGCGAGGCCGTCAACGCCATCATCCCGCGCGCCGAAGCCCAGCTGAACCTCCGTGTCCCCGCCGGCATGGACCCCGCCGCAGCCGCCGATGCCCTGAAGCAGCACCTCATCGACCACACCCCATGGGGCGCCAAGGTCGAGGTAGAGATCTTCGACATCAACCACGGCTTCGCCACCGACCCCTCCCGCCCCGCCATCGCCCTGCTCGGCGAGTGCCTCGAGGAGTCGTACAAGGAGGCCTCCACCTCCGACTCCGCGCCCGCTGCCTCCGAACCCGCCGCCTCCGCGTCCTCCGACCTGGTCACCGTCGGCTCCGGCGGTTCCATCCCGCTGACCGCGACCCTGCAGAAGCACTTCCCGGACGCTGCCATCGCCATGTACGGCGTAGAAGACAACAACGCTGGCATCCACTCCGTCGACGAGTCAGTCCATCCGTTCGAGATCGAGCGTGTCGCCGTCGCCGAGGCAAAGTTCCTGCAGCGCGTGACCTCGCTGTAGCTTCCCGCAGCCTGCCCCGGTGGGCCTGCCTGCCGGGACCGCACCTCCACGCCCGCGCCGCACCCTTCCACGCTGGCGCCGCCCGATCGGCGCCCCAGACGGCCCGTCGACGAACAACAATCCAAATGCAGCTACCACCTTGCAGCTAAAGCCCCTTTTGAGCCGCTTAGCTGCAAGGTGGTAGCTGCATTTGGTGTTTAGGGCGCGCTTGAGACTCGGTCGGCCGCGTTGGGGCGCATCCCAATCCGTTCCACATACCGGGAAAGTGAGAGTTTTTCTTCGAGATTGGTTTTGCCGCACTGAGCAGCACATATGCAGAAACTCGGGGAGATACGGAAAATATGATCTCCGAAATGTGTTGCGCGTCACCTTCGGTGCCGTTAATGTCTCAGTCATGCGTAAGCCGATTCTTCTACGAGCCCTAGTACTCAAGGTGGTACTACAGGCCACCGACCCCAACGCGGAGTAACCGACTCCCCGCGGCGTGGGGCAGTGGTCGTTAACCACCCAGTACAGCGAGTCGGTACAACCCCACACACTCCGCGAAACGTAGAAGGACACCGACGTGTTTTCCACCTCGACTCAGAACACGACCAACACGACCGACACCACCTCCACCCGCTTCACCCACACCGCTGACCAGCCCACCGATGTCGAGCAGATGTCGGCTCCGATTGCCCAGACGCCGATCCAGACCGTCGAGCGCGACCCGTTCCAGATCCGCTTCGACTCACCGCGCCGCTTGCCGCGCGAGCTGCGCGAGGAAGCAATGGGCATGAGCTGGTCTCTGTTCAGCGCCACGTACGCTCCGACCCCGCCGGTCAAGATCTCCGGAATCGAGTCGCGCCGGGATAATTGGTGCTACAC encodes:
- a CDS encoding lipase family protein: MTLRSKTQVTACAAAALTVGMVGAVAAAPAHAQSSQSSSQLAQRFVDNGDPMRPVAPYDGTLYRSDLPHVEPSGEPGTVLAEVPLDPKVGLPNAAEQYRIAYTTTDKLGKPAVATAAVFLPRGERPDSGWPVVAWTHGTVGLGDECAPSINPRIPRDVEYLGRWLDLGYAIVAPDYVGLDTPGLHSYLNGKQSAVESVDSVAALHNMKATKDKNGPVLDKKWAVIGQSQGGGVALHVAHRATELSQKLGLDYRGAVVTGAPAYIEEFITKLGPSFPPVPLPAGMQVYGLYILGAVREAYPDIDFDSALTDEGRRMIAAAQHGCYYEVEDAVRNVNLTRAFKKPLSDVPGADRAIREFMATPVSGYDKPVFIAHGLKDVDMPAPIGMALNSDMWLRQFIGAEKNSKVEVRWYPTDHDGTVNASTQHSVPFLQQIMR
- a CDS encoding OPT family oligopeptide transporter; amino-acid sequence: MDNRTELRELTLRGIIIGGLITLVFTAANVYLGLKVGLTFATSIPAAVISMAVLRKFAGHNVKENNIVQTIASAAGTLSAIIFVLPGLVMIGYWQGFPFWTTALVCALGGILGVMFSVPLRRALVTGSDLPYPEGVAAAEVLRVGDGDPHNEENIKGLRIIVIGGIVSALYGLLAAMKAAASEIAGTFKFAKGATMLGGSLSLALIGVGHLVGMTVGIAMLVGVVISFFVLLPWRTSALIDGSVTDLSEIVSTTFASEIRFIGVGTMAVAALWTLVKIAGPVVKGVSASLSSSRKRAAGTEVDVTEKDIPFPIVVGVILLSMFPIGFLLWDFQRGTDIHEHAFGLTAISVIFILVVGLVIASVCGYMAGLIGASNSPISSVGIIAVITSALVIAAFMAGTDASATSLVAYTLFTAAIVFGIATISNDNLQDLKTGQLVGATPWKQQVALVIGVLFGSVVIPPVLHLMLTGFGFQGMEGAGPDALAAPQAALMSSVATGIFDDSLNWNLIFLGAAIGTAVIIVDEILTATTDKKYSLPPLAVGMGMYLPVSVTVMVPLGAIIGHFYNRWASHQRNPESAIRMGTLGATGLIVGESLFGVVNAGIIAAAQGDSPLEIFEENAWTSLVGGVLFTAAIVFIYSRTAKAAKDLPIIAPADAVAAEKMAAVDRSK
- a CDS encoding M20/M25/M40 family metallo-hydrolase, whose amino-acid sequence is MSTFEPNRERIFNDLSALVSFNSPHSVPELADQHAAAADWVASALAERGLEVERHATVDNADAIIARKHVSDDAPTVLLYSHYDVVPAGDPSAWTADPFTLTERDGRWYGRGAADCKGNVAMHLEALRLIDASGGTDANLVLLVEGSEELGGGGLEKLIEEKPELFAADIILIADSGNVAVGTPTLTTALRGGAQLKVTVETLRGAIHSGTFGGPAPDPVAALIRTLDSLRDDSGRTTIDGLGDALSATWPGEPYTADAFRKDAGVLDGVSLMGDIDNGGENASDMVWARPAVTVIGFTSTPVSEAVNAIIPRAEAQLNLRVPAGMDPAAAADALKQHLIDHTPWGAKVEVEIFDINHGFATDPSRPAIALLGECLEESYKEASTSDSAPAASEPAASASSDLVTVGSGGSIPLTATLQKHFPDAAIAMYGVEDNNAGIHSVDESVHPFEIERVAVAEAKFLQRVTSL
- a CDS encoding acetyl-CoA acetyltransferase — its product is MFSTSTQNTTNTTDTTSTRFTHTADQPTDVEQMSAPIAQTPIQTVERDPFQIRFDSPRRLPRELREEAMGMSWSLFSATYAPTPPVKISGIESRRDNWCYTTYTADITRTSKTFPPQTTHHEVTASGPAHAFAAMLADEGRYIEILEFHQFQLHEATFTAIKAAHQINERCTAWAVGFGATSETSIAAAMASGAQRIYG